The genomic interval CTTGCTACTACCCACAATTAGCACCTTTTTCAACTTGATGTTAATAATACATTTCTACATGGTGATCTCGATGAAGATGTCTACATGCATCTTCCTCCTGATTTCAGACGAAAGGGGGAGACCAAAATATGCAAGCTTAACAAGTCTCTATACGGTCTCAAACAAGCATCTAGGCAGTGGTATGCTAAATTATCTTTCACACTTATCAATGCTGGTTATAAGCAATCTAAAGTAAATTACTCTATGTTCGTCCGATCCCACGAAACAAGTTTCACCATCATCttagtctatgtagatgatattattttggtAGGAAACAACTTGGAACAGATCAACGGGCTTAAGAAATACTTGGGAGAATGCTTCAAATTGAAGGATATTGGTCCCTCGAAATACTTTCTAGGGATAAAGGTGGCTCACTCCAAAACTGGAATTTTTCTATCACAAAGGAAATATGTCTTGGAGATACTTAAGGAGACTGGTTTCCTTGGGACTAAACCATGTAATCTACCAATGGAACCAAACTTGGTACTTAGTGAGACAGATGGAGAACTTATCTCGGATCCATTTTCATATCGAAGACTGGTTGGGAAACTGATATATTTGACTATCACTAGACCATATTTGGCATATGCGTTGCACACATTGAGTCAATTCATGGATAAGCCTCGAACTTCCCAATTGGATGCAACACATCAAGTTTTGTGCTATCTCAAACAGTCATTTAGGCAAGGAATTCTTTTATCAGCTTCCAGTGGTATTCAATTATATGCATTTTGTGATGCCAATTAGGCTCGGTGTAGAGATACTCGACGATCTATTACTGGGTATTGTATTTTACTAGGAAAATCACCAATCTCTtggaaaatcaagaagcaaacaaCAATTTTACGGTCCTCAGAAAAAGCAGAATATTGctctatgacatcaacttgttgtgaaattacttggttaaaacaACTTTTGACAGATCTCTAGATAGCTCACCCACAACCAATCAAGTTGTATTGTGATAATAAAGCAGCTATTCACATCGCATTTTATCCAGTTTTCCACGAGCGAGCAAAGCATATAGATATCGATTGCCATCTTGTACAGGAGAAGATCCAAAACCAAGTTATTCAAACTATTCACATACCCACTAGTCAGCAACCCGCAAATTTATTCACAAAAGCACTCGGACCCACACAATTCAACCATTTACTGAGCAAGTTGAATATGATCACTATCTACTCTAACTTGAGGGGAAGTGTTGAGGATCACACACCTCATTCCACCAAGGCTTCCCAAATATATCTGCATTGACCTCTATGATTGTAGATATTTCATTCATTTTAGGATATTAGTTTCCATTATATATTGGGTAtcatttaattgtaattattctttgtaattataaatatagtattcAACCCACGTTAATGCTTGGtggtttctcaaaatattcacACGACTAAGCATAATATGATGCAATATGTAATATGTAATCACAAATCTAACTTTTCATTTTATTACACTAAGCACCTCaaatccactctctctctctctctctctctctctctctctctctctcattacaCTCAAAAAACATACTGATTATAGCCGTACGGAACACCAACATTTTGAAAATACGAGGACAGACATGCCATGCAAACTGAGAAATATGGTCCAACGAGATTTGCCTGGGAAATATACTAATCTTGATTTTGACGCGTGACAAATCTCGTTATTTAGTTCAGCGAGATGTTTAAATCTTATTAGATCACGTAGCGAGATTAGTTGAGTGTTATTTTAagaataattttttcaaatagaatattattttaataatattaataaaaaactCACCTTTGCTTAGCTTGCTTCACCTTACCCCGGGTACAAAAGAGGCTTGCTTGGACAGTTACATTTTGCTCGCGGTACGAATGGCCGTCCAATAATACCAGCAACCGTCCCACACCACCAcctccgccgccgccgccgccgtcATAATTTTACCAGCTTCTGGGTCCAAATTGGGCGGCGTTGAAGCCACGGCCTCACGTGCTCTAATTAACAATAAAGAAATTGAAAACACACCTGCACTCGCGGCTCTTCTCTCACTCTCTGCTTCCTTCCCAATCCCCTTTTGTTGACCCATCTCCCCAAAAGAGTCGTCTGACCTTCTTGTCCTTTGTGCTTCTAGACGAACTTCTTACCCAAGAAAAATAAAaccaatttttaattaattagttaattaatttaataataaaaaagtcaAGAAACCAGAAACGAGACTTTTCTTTCTAGACCTTTCTTTTCTGGTTCCTTCTCCCTTTTTAATGGACTCCACGCTCTTCAACGGCTGTACTGCTCTCTCTCCTTTGTCCATTTCCATCTTCATTTTGGGAATTTTCTCTGCACTGTTCTTCCTCCTTCTTGGGGTTTCTGTTCATTTCTTCATTTGAGCCTCTGCAGTTGTCGAAGGAAAGAAGCTGTGATTTTGATTTTGCGTGGGTATCGGATCTGTTTTTCGGATCAAATCAGAAGATGCCTCCGTTTGCTGGGTCTTTGGCTCCTCCTTCAAATGGGTTTCCCAAAACCAAATCGGATTCCAACATTGTCACCATTGATGTGGGCGGTCAGCTCTTCCAGACCACGAAGCAAACCCTAGCCCTCGCCGGCCCTAAATCCCTCCTTTCTAGGGTTTCCGATTCGCTTTCCTCTGAATTCGATCTCCCCTTCATTGACAGAGACCCCGAGCTGTTCTCCGTCCTCCTTTCTCTTCTCAGAACTGGCAATCTTCCGTCCAAAGCCAAGGCTTTCGATCTCCAGGACCTCTTCTCCGAAGCTCGCTTCTACGGACTTGAACACCTCCTCGTCTCCTCCCAATCGAACCCCTCTCAATTCGAGGCGTTCAATCTCGAGAAGTCGTCGGTTTTGCCGTTGAGCGGACGAGACACGCCCTCGGCACTCTCCACGACGCCCTTTGGATCCATCCACGTCGCGCACGGCAGCAAAATCACGTCCTTCGATTGGTCACTGCGGCGGAAAACCACGATTTTGACCCAATTCACGGCCGTCGATTCTCTTCTCTCCATATCCCCGGCGGTAGCCGCTGCCGGCGCCACCGACTTCTCCGGTCTGCAAATTGTTGATCTTGATAAGGGCTTTGTCAGGGAGACTTTGAGCTGGGAGAACGCGACTCGGTCTAGTTCGACTGTTCAGGCAATTGGGTCGTCCCCAGAATTTTTGTTCACCAGTTTTGAGTCAGGTCGGAGGAACTCCAATTCGATCGTGGTTTATGATCTGCAGGGGAGCTTACGCCCAGTTACAGAGCTTGGTCGCTATGAAATCTATGGTGCTGATTTGGGTTCTGCGATCCCAGCAACAAAATTGAGCTGGGTTTCCAGTTACAACTTGTTAATGGCTTCTGGGTCTCATTCTGGCCCTTCTGGGGTTTTTGGCACCCTTAAATTGTGGGACATAAGGTCTGGGAATGTGGTTTGGGAACTAAAGGAGAAGACTGACTGCTTCTCTGATGTCACAGTTTCTGATAATTTGTCTGCAATTTTCAAGATTGGTGTGAACTCTGGAGAGGTGTTCTATGCTGATTTGAGGAACCTTGGTACTGACAATGAGAACCCATGGGTTTGTCTTGGGGATGTTAGAAAAGTGGGTAAGGGGAAGAAGGAAGGTGTTGG from Malania oleifera isolate guangnan ecotype guangnan chromosome 9, ASM2987363v1, whole genome shotgun sequence carries:
- the LOC131163705 gene encoding BTB/POZ domain-containing protein At5g41330, which translates into the protein MPPFAGSLAPPSNGFPKTKSDSNIVTIDVGGQLFQTTKQTLALAGPKSLLSRVSDSLSSEFDLPFIDRDPELFSVLLSLLRTGNLPSKAKAFDLQDLFSEARFYGLEHLLVSSQSNPSQFEAFNLEKSSVLPLSGRDTPSALSTTPFGSIHVAHGSKITSFDWSLRRKTTILTQFTAVDSLLSISPAVAAAGATDFSGLQIVDLDKGFVRETLSWENATRSSSTVQAIGSSPEFLFTSFESGRRNSNSIVVYDLQGSLRPVTELGRYEIYGADLGSAIPATKLSWVSSYNLLMASGSHSGPSGVFGTLKLWDIRSGNVVWELKEKTDCFSDVTVSDNLSAIFKIGVNSGEVFYADLRNLGTDNENPWVCLGDVRKVGKGKKEGVGCKIESHGTQVFCSKGGDLELWSEVALGSFRSNEDGLEDRVFRKNSMGRVKDMGGCNVTQLRFGGNKMFVTRKDQQCVEVWQSSVRGCEL